From a single Lolium rigidum isolate FL_2022 chromosome 7, APGP_CSIRO_Lrig_0.1, whole genome shotgun sequence genomic region:
- the LOC124673407 gene encoding peroxidase 2-like — protein MRARVAHTVPGMHGRVAAPAALPLDDCFVNVSKLQSFSRCFSVSVALGGPTWTVLLGRRDSTTASKTNAERDLPPPSFDLTNLTTAFGNKQLSVTDMVALSGTHTIGQAQCLNFGDRLYNETNIDTTFATSLKANRPRPTGSGDGSLAPLDTTTPNAFDNAYYTNLMSQKGLLHSDQVLFNGGSTDNTVRNFASSAAAFSSAFATAMVNMGNIAPKTGTQGQIRLTCSKVNS, from the exons ATGCGCGCGCGCGTCGCGCACACCGTACCTGGCATGCATGGGCGCGTCGCTGCTCCGGCTGCACTTCCACTCGACGACTGCTTTGTTAACGTGAGCAAGCTTCAGTCTTTCTCTCGTTGCTTCAGTGTTTCAGTCGCG CTCGGAGGGCCGACATGGACGGTTCTTCTAGGGAGGAGGGACTCTACCACCGCAAGCAAGACCAATGCAGAACGCGACCTGCCTCCTCCTTCCTTCGACCTCACGAATCTCACCACCGCTTTCGGCAACAAGCAACTCAGCGTAACAGACATGGTGGCGCTCTCAGGTA CCCACACCATCGGGCAGGCGCAGTGCCTCAACTTCGGGGACAGGCTCTACAACGAGACCAACATCGACACGACGTTTGCGACGTCGCTCAAGGCCAACCGCCCGCGACCAACCGGCTCCGGCGACGGCAGCCTGGCGCCGCTGGACACGACGACGCCCAACGCCTTCGACAACGCCTACTACACCAACCTGATGTCCCAGAAGGGGCTTCTGCACTCGGACCAGGTGCTGTTCAACGGCGGCAGCACCGACAACACCGTCAGGAACTTCGCCTCCAGCGCAGCGGCGTTCAGCAGCGCCTTCGCCACGGCCATGGTTAACATGGGGAACATCGCGCCCAAGACGGGGACGCAGGGCCAGATCAGGCTCACCTGCTCCAAGGTGAACTCTTAG